The region AGCACACAGCAATAGACCAAGTAGTAAGATTTTGACTTTCATCGACCCGGTTTTTCCGTAAAAATAAATATTTTGGCTTATTCTCCTTGAGATTGTCAAGGATTAACATATTATTATTCCTAAACAAAAAGGAACCCAGATGCCACAATCACCAGAAGAATTTTCACTCATAAGACGACTCCCCCCTTATGTGTTTAACATAGTAAATGAGCTTAAGACTAAGGCTAGAGCTAGGGGCGAGGACATTATTGACCTTGGAATGGGCAATCCTGACCAGGCTACGCCTGATCATATTGTGAACAAATTAATAGAGGCTGCCAGTGACCCCAGGGCTCACAGATACTCTGCATCTGCCGGAATTCCGAAGCTAAGACTAGCCGTATGCGACTGGTATAAAAGAAAGTATGATGTAGATCTCGATCCCGAAACTGAGGCTGTGGTAACTATAGGATCAAAAGAAGGGATCTCGCATCTTATGCTCTCTATACTCTCACCGGGCGATACGGTGATAGTGCCAAACCCTGCTTATCCGATACACATATATTCCGTGATTATCTCAAGGGGTGATGTGCAGAGTGTTCCTCTTTCAAGCGGAGAGGACCTAGTTGAATCAATAAAGAAAGTGGTAGAGGAAGTTTGGCCAAAACCAAAAGTGCTTATGATTTCTTTTCCTAACAACCCTACTACCGAGACAGTGGACCTAGAGTTTTTCAAAAGTATTTATGAGCTAGCTAAGGAATCTGGGCTCATAGTAGTTCATGACCTTGCTTATGCTGAGCTTTGCTATGACGGATATGAGGCGCCTAGTTTTCTTCAGATCCCGGGGGCAAAGGAAGTGGGCGTGGAATTCTACTCGCTCTCCAAGAGTTATAACATGCCGGGGTGGAGAATAGGCTTTATGGTCGGGAACCCCGAAATTGTATCAGCGCTAAAAAGAATAAAGAGCTATATGGACTATGGCATTTTTACCCCTGTGCAAGTAGCAGGGATTGCGGCGCTTAACGGCCCGCAGGAGTGCGTTGATGAAATAAGAGATCTTTACAAGCTAAGGAGAGACCGCTTGGTTGAAGGACTCTCAAGAGCAGGCTGGCACA is a window of Thermodesulfobacteriota bacterium DNA encoding:
- a CDS encoding aminotransferase class I/II-fold pyridoxal phosphate-dependent enzyme translates to MPQSPEEFSLIRRLPPYVFNIVNELKTKARARGEDIIDLGMGNPDQATPDHIVNKLIEAASDPRAHRYSASAGIPKLRLAVCDWYKRKYDVDLDPETEAVVTIGSKEGISHLMLSILSPGDTVIVPNPAYPIHIYSVIISRGDVQSVPLSSGEDLVESIKKVVEEVWPKPKVLMISFPNNPTTETVDLEFFKSIYELAKESGLIVVHDLAYAELCYDGYEAPSFLQIPGAKEVGVEFYSLSKSYNMPGWRIGFMVGNPEIVSALKRIKSYMDYGIFTPVQVAGIAALNGPQECVDEIRDLYKLRRDRLVEGLSRAGWHIPKPKGTMFVWGQIPEEFRSMGSLEFSKKLIEEAKVAVSPGIGFGNYGEGSVRFALVENEKRIMQAVRG